A single window of Pyxidicoccus xibeiensis DNA harbors:
- a CDS encoding galactose oxidase-like domain-containing protein, with the protein MALRVVFPWPRVLAAWLVVAWAFPVRAQTPAEVGQWSSVMSWPLSATHTSLQPDGRVMFIGEFDEGNLPPRRWDPVTNTVTALPHPGYNIFCAGHSYLADGKLLFTGGHVTSNVGLNDGSLYDAFTASWIRLPDMNAGRWYPTNTTLSNGDVLVVSGDMNGSGNVNTLPQRFLASTRTWRNMTTARLALPLYPKMFLAPSGRLFYAGPSRASRWLSTAGTGTWSTGPSSNYGTRSYGPAVYLDAKVYIIGGGDPPTATTEVIDLDVSAPSWRYVSSMSTRRRQHNATLLPDGTVLVTGGSSGSGFDNAGTPVFHAELYDPAANTWRRLASNTVYRGYHATALLLPDGRVLSAGGRNRRTAEIYSPPYLFKGARPTVSAAPDTVMPGTTFTVTTPDAARIRKVTLIALGSVTHTFDENQRLVTLPFTAGSGSLTVTAPTFNSRAPPGYHQLFLVNDAGVPSVGRMVRVLRRPTVAAAGASGEEQ; encoded by the coding sequence ATGGCGTTGAGAGTCGTCTTCCCCTGGCCGAGGGTGCTCGCGGCGTGGCTCGTCGTGGCCTGGGCGTTCCCGGTCCGGGCGCAGACTCCCGCCGAGGTGGGGCAGTGGTCGAGCGTCATGTCCTGGCCCCTCTCGGCCACGCACACGAGCCTGCAACCGGATGGCCGGGTGATGTTCATCGGGGAGTTCGACGAGGGGAACCTGCCTCCCCGGCGCTGGGACCCGGTGACGAACACCGTCACCGCGCTGCCGCACCCCGGCTACAACATCTTCTGCGCCGGCCACTCGTACCTCGCGGACGGCAAGCTGCTCTTCACCGGCGGGCACGTGACGAGCAACGTGGGGCTCAATGACGGGAGCCTCTATGACGCCTTCACGGCCTCGTGGATTCGCCTGCCGGACATGAACGCCGGGCGCTGGTACCCCACCAACACCACGCTCTCCAACGGGGACGTGCTGGTGGTGTCCGGAGACATGAATGGCAGTGGCAACGTCAACACGCTCCCGCAGCGCTTCCTGGCGAGCACCCGGACGTGGAGGAACATGACCACGGCCCGGCTGGCGCTGCCGCTGTACCCGAAGATGTTCCTCGCGCCCAGTGGCCGGCTCTTCTACGCGGGGCCGTCGCGGGCCAGCCGCTGGTTGAGCACGGCGGGCACGGGCACCTGGAGCACGGGGCCGTCCAGCAACTACGGCACGCGCAGCTACGGGCCCGCCGTCTACCTGGACGCGAAGGTGTACATCATCGGGGGAGGGGACCCGCCGACGGCCACCACCGAGGTCATCGACCTCGACGTGAGCGCCCCCAGCTGGCGGTACGTGTCCTCGATGAGCACGCGCCGGCGCCAGCACAATGCGACGCTGCTTCCCGACGGCACGGTGCTCGTCACGGGGGGCAGCTCCGGCAGTGGCTTCGACAATGCGGGCACGCCGGTCTTCCATGCCGAGCTGTACGACCCCGCCGCGAACACCTGGAGGCGGCTGGCGAGCAACACCGTGTACCGGGGCTACCACGCCACCGCGCTGCTGCTGCCGGACGGGCGGGTGCTGAGCGCGGGAGGCCGCAACCGGCGCACCGCGGAAATCTACTCGCCACCCTACCTCTTCAAGGGCGCGCGGCCGACGGTGAGCGCGGCGCCGGACACGGTGATGCCCGGAACGACCTTCACCGTGACGACGCCCGACGCGGCGCGGATTCGCAAGGTGACGCTCATCGCCCTGGGCTCGGTGACGCACACGTTCGATGAGAATCAGCGGCTGGTCACCCTGCCGTTCACCGCCGGCAGCGGAAGCCTCACCGTCACGGCGCCCACCTTCAACAGCCGGGCGCCGCCAGGCTACCACCAGCTCTTCCTGGTGAACGACGCCGGGGTGCCCTCGGTAGGGCGGATGGTGAGGGTGCTGCGCAGGCCCACCGTCGCCGCCGCCGGAGCCTCGGGGGAGGAGCAGTAG
- a CDS encoding ELWxxDGT repeat protein: protein MRHWRPLTLVLALLSGCATPGPQPPPQEPPPAPCGRTALRVGPAPAQSDTGTLEVAPGDRALFFIAEPGTSLWATTGTRKPGCCVVRDFPPGPTGMGPAEPIPVGDRVFFAAEDPEHGRELWVSDGTAEGTRQVKDLWPGTTGSEPQSLFESGGRLYFAASDPEHGRELWRSDGTPEGTVLVQDFDPGAEGTSPDRMTRGEEGALYFLAHLQGLSTVLMRSNEGARAVELSRVPAEGGILDPLAPVGRRLFFVMGHLHDPMVHLMVTDGGAPVLVGEFAQVHGGVALGGQLYFSATSGHEGTDAELWRSDGTREGTRRVKDLRPGEAGSLPGDFTVLGSRLFFTADDGTHGRELWVSDGTDAGTHLFADLAPGAASAAPEALTALQGHLFFSAETPGRGREAWVSNGTARGTVALDELAPGDRASDPKGFVHAAGEVFFTAGDGTGARALWALPVRPEGPCGTSPK from the coding sequence ATGAGGCACTGGCGTCCACTCACCCTGGTGCTCGCGCTGCTCTCCGGTTGCGCCACGCCCGGTCCCCAGCCTCCGCCCCAGGAGCCGCCCCCGGCCCCCTGCGGGCGCACCGCGCTCCGGGTGGGCCCCGCCCCCGCGCAGTCCGACACGGGGACGCTGGAGGTGGCGCCCGGCGACCGCGCCCTCTTCTTCATCGCGGAGCCGGGCACGAGCCTCTGGGCCACCACCGGCACCCGGAAGCCGGGGTGCTGCGTCGTGCGGGACTTCCCTCCCGGACCGACGGGGATGGGCCCGGCGGAGCCCATCCCGGTGGGCGACAGGGTCTTCTTCGCGGCCGAGGACCCGGAGCATGGCCGCGAGCTGTGGGTGAGCGACGGCACCGCGGAGGGCACCCGACAGGTGAAGGACCTCTGGCCCGGCACCACCGGCTCGGAGCCGCAGTCGCTCTTCGAGTCCGGAGGCCGGCTCTACTTCGCCGCGAGCGACCCGGAGCACGGGCGCGAGCTGTGGCGCAGCGATGGCACGCCCGAAGGCACCGTCCTGGTCCAGGACTTCGACCCGGGCGCCGAGGGCACCTCGCCCGACCGGATGACCCGAGGTGAAGAGGGCGCGCTCTACTTCCTCGCGCACCTGCAGGGGCTCTCCACCGTGCTGATGCGGAGCAACGAAGGGGCCCGGGCCGTCGAGCTCTCCCGTGTCCCGGCCGAAGGCGGCATCCTGGACCCGCTGGCGCCGGTGGGCCGCCGCCTGTTCTTCGTCATGGGCCACCTGCATGACCCGATGGTCCACCTGATGGTGACGGACGGCGGTGCCCCCGTGCTCGTGGGTGAGTTCGCGCAGGTGCACGGAGGCGTGGCCCTGGGCGGGCAGCTCTACTTCAGCGCCACCTCCGGCCATGAGGGCACCGACGCGGAGTTGTGGCGCAGTGACGGCACGCGGGAGGGGACGCGGCGGGTGAAGGACCTCCGGCCGGGCGAAGCGGGCTCCCTGCCCGGCGACTTCACCGTCCTGGGCTCCCGCCTCTTCTTCACCGCGGACGATGGCACGCACGGGCGCGAATTGTGGGTGAGTGATGGCACGGACGCGGGCACCCACCTCTTCGCGGACCTCGCCCCCGGCGCGGCCAGCGCGGCCCCCGAGGCGCTGACGGCGCTCCAGGGCCACCTGTTCTTCAGCGCCGAAACGCCGGGGCGAGGCCGTGAGGCCTGGGTGAGCAACGGCACGGCAAGGGGAACGGTGGCGCTCGACGAATTGGCGCCCGGCGACCGGGCCTCGGACCCGAAAGGCTTCGTCCACGCCGCCGGGGAGGTCTTCTTCACCGCCGGGGATGGCACCGGCGCCCGGGCGCTGTGGGCCCTGCCGGTGCGGCCCGAGGGCCCCTGCGGCACGTCGCCGAAGTAG
- a CDS encoding serine hydrolase domain-containing protein, with product MDVVMHCRGMRSTRTDATVAGPRQKLPRYRAAMWAVMLVSSSAFAANTRPPNVLAALDHGLRPSTLEAGQPLPGWSLKERMEHYHVPGVAIAIIQDGKVLQAAGFGVREAGTQDAVDGDTLFSVGSVSKMVAAATTLRQVAAGKLDLDRDVNTYLTSWRVPGAPTLAQDTLTLRMLLSHTSGLTVWGFEDYQPGEKLPTLVQTLDGVKPAKNEPVRIDFEPGTRMRYSGGGITVEQLVLENATRKPLEALARAEVFQPIGMRRSTFVNPLPARPGNIAKAHDKDGARAALPRGWEAFPEQAASGLWTSANDLGAFVAALIGSYQGRSPFLPRPLAIQMMTEVSPSFHGLGPRLEGEGQSRVFHHAGTNDSYRAWIEGYLESGDGMVILTNGTNGNMLRMEIRNALSDALGRGVNPLVRTVTLPPAVMSGYTGTYRLDKSVPSEVAGNLAGHFESDTLDVRIADGRLTASEAKGDPLTLQPLTPTRFIGPGDFGQLRCEFLRNARGTVSALVVERGGGRLYFRREAGPVVTQ from the coding sequence ATGGACGTCGTGATGCACTGCCGGGGTATGCGCAGCACCAGGACGGACGCCACCGTCGCCGGGCCTCGCCAGAAGCTCCCGCGGTATCGCGCCGCCATGTGGGCCGTCATGCTGGTCTCCAGCAGCGCCTTCGCCGCCAACACGCGGCCGCCGAACGTGCTGGCCGCGCTCGACCACGGGCTGCGCCCGTCCACGCTCGAGGCAGGCCAGCCATTGCCGGGTTGGTCCCTGAAGGAGCGCATGGAGCACTACCACGTCCCCGGCGTCGCCATCGCCATCATCCAGGACGGCAAGGTCTTGCAGGCCGCCGGCTTCGGCGTGCGCGAGGCCGGTACCCAGGATGCGGTGGACGGCGACACGCTCTTCTCGGTGGGCTCGGTCAGCAAGATGGTCGCGGCCGCCACCACGCTGCGCCAGGTCGCCGCGGGCAAGCTGGACCTGGATCGCGACGTCAACACGTACCTGACCTCGTGGCGAGTGCCCGGGGCGCCCACGCTCGCCCAGGACACGCTCACCTTGCGCATGCTGCTGTCGCACACCTCCGGCCTGACGGTGTGGGGCTTCGAGGACTACCAGCCTGGAGAGAAGCTGCCGACCCTCGTGCAGACCCTCGACGGCGTGAAGCCGGCCAAGAACGAGCCCGTCCGCATCGACTTCGAGCCCGGCACCCGCATGCGCTACTCCGGAGGTGGCATCACCGTCGAGCAGCTGGTGCTGGAGAACGCCACGCGCAAGCCCCTGGAGGCGCTCGCCCGCGCCGAGGTGTTCCAGCCCATCGGGATGCGCCGCAGCACCTTCGTCAATCCGCTGCCGGCCAGGCCAGGCAACATCGCCAAGGCGCACGACAAGGACGGCGCGCGCGCCGCGTTGCCTCGCGGCTGGGAGGCCTTCCCGGAGCAGGCGGCGTCGGGCCTGTGGACCAGCGCCAATGACCTGGGGGCCTTTGTCGCCGCGTTGATTGGCAGCTACCAGGGCAGGAGCCCGTTCCTTCCGCGGCCACTCGCCATCCAGATGATGACGGAGGTGTCGCCGAGCTTTCACGGCCTCGGGCCCCGCCTGGAGGGTGAAGGGCAGAGCCGCGTCTTCCACCACGCCGGGACCAACGACAGCTACCGCGCGTGGATAGAAGGCTACCTGGAGAGCGGCGACGGAATGGTCATCCTCACCAACGGTACCAACGGCAACATGCTGAGGATGGAGATCCGCAACGCGCTGTCGGACGCGCTCGGCCGTGGCGTCAATCCGTTGGTGCGCACGGTGACCCTGCCCCCTGCAGTGATGTCCGGCTACACCGGGACCTATCGCCTGGACAAGAGCGTGCCGAGCGAGGTGGCCGGCAACCTCGCGGGCCACTTCGAATCCGACACGCTCGACGTCCGCATCGCCGACGGACGGCTGACGGCGAGCGAGGCCAAGGGAGACCCGCTGACACTCCAACCGCTGACGCCGACCCGCTTCATCGGCCCGGGAGACTTCGGCCAGCTGCGCTGCGAGTTCCTTCGCAACGCCCGTGGCACGGTGAGCGCGCTGGTGGTGGAGCGCGGCGGAGGGAGGCTCTACTTCCGCCGCGAGGCCGGGCCCGTGGTGACGCAGTAG
- a CDS encoding DUF4253 domain-containing protein — protein sequence MSTQGSKTSGSPPEAPRYPQGVEAAIEAALILAALGPAQGSDEELLARHRLAVPYNELALLRRYTLGGEGPEAISTWEAEWMLELTYFAPGDPVELIVDVARLPHLLVRLADPEARVLSRAAAVVGVDEAELRTALRRSGLDLEARTLKRHPWTRMPIARDRSWTSVKVVETVKDPRLQLSLREARLLDPSLTVGAEVEMPDTEEALSDILEDLPPQALRPRFYQPSLDVERFEGLRGIVPEVPTPEPLKGLDLGPLHALYPEGYGVLYADVPGEKAERLWRTLDAQASRTGYRPVLLGGDEGKLREAHLAWSEERKNRPKLPRPDNHIGLPMWADPVEDPPSNVALAERVDVEALIAKARAAPRSDMGEDEDEAQGVRTSLGAVVEPLSRKPYGRVRIALVPTDAAWKTVAFLPILLQAGESTPSLVKVTAMARRWEERYGARVASVTPGTVEWVVDRLPKDRDAALALAYEHLALVPSNLGTAEQEAAALLESTTWHLWWD from the coding sequence GTGAGCACCCAGGGTTCGAAGACGTCCGGCAGTCCCCCTGAAGCCCCGCGGTACCCGCAGGGGGTGGAGGCCGCCATCGAGGCGGCGCTCATCCTCGCCGCGCTGGGCCCGGCGCAGGGGTCCGATGAAGAGCTCCTGGCCCGGCACCGGCTGGCAGTCCCGTACAACGAGCTCGCGCTGCTCCGGCGCTACACGCTAGGGGGCGAGGGCCCCGAGGCAATCTCCACGTGGGAGGCCGAGTGGATGCTGGAGCTGACGTACTTCGCGCCCGGCGACCCTGTGGAGCTCATCGTGGACGTCGCGCGCCTGCCGCACCTGCTCGTCCGCCTCGCGGACCCGGAGGCCCGGGTGCTGTCGCGCGCGGCCGCCGTCGTGGGCGTGGACGAGGCCGAGCTGCGCACGGCGCTCCGGCGCTCCGGCCTGGACCTGGAGGCGCGCACGCTGAAGCGCCACCCGTGGACCCGGATGCCGATAGCGCGGGACAGGTCGTGGACGAGCGTGAAGGTGGTGGAGACAGTCAAGGACCCGCGCCTGCAATTGTCGCTGCGCGAGGCCCGGCTGCTGGACCCGTCGCTCACGGTGGGGGCCGAGGTGGAGATGCCGGACACCGAGGAGGCGCTCAGCGACATCCTCGAGGACCTGCCTCCCCAGGCGTTGCGGCCGCGCTTCTACCAGCCCTCGCTGGACGTCGAGCGCTTCGAGGGCCTGCGCGGGATTGTCCCCGAGGTGCCCACGCCCGAGCCGCTGAAGGGGCTGGACCTGGGGCCGCTGCATGCGCTCTATCCAGAGGGCTACGGCGTCCTCTACGCGGACGTGCCCGGCGAGAAGGCGGAGCGGCTGTGGCGCACGCTGGATGCCCAGGCCTCCCGCACCGGCTACCGCCCCGTGCTCCTCGGCGGGGACGAAGGCAAATTGAGGGAGGCGCACCTCGCCTGGTCGGAGGAGCGGAAGAATCGCCCGAAGCTGCCCCGGCCCGACAACCACATCGGCCTGCCCATGTGGGCGGACCCGGTGGAGGACCCTCCCTCGAATGTGGCGCTCGCCGAGCGCGTGGACGTGGAGGCCCTGATTGCGAAGGCCCGCGCCGCGCCGCGGAGCGACATGGGCGAAGACGAGGACGAGGCGCAAGGTGTCCGCACGTCGCTCGGTGCGGTGGTGGAGCCGCTGTCCCGCAAGCCCTACGGGAGGGTGCGCATCGCGCTCGTGCCCACGGATGCGGCGTGGAAGACGGTGGCCTTCCTGCCCATCCTCCTGCAGGCCGGAGAGTCCACTCCGTCCCTGGTGAAGGTGACGGCGATGGCGCGTCGCTGGGAGGAGCGCTACGGCGCCCGCGTCGCCTCCGTCACTCCCGGCACCGTCGAGTGGGTGGTGGACCGGCTTCCGAAGGACCGGGACGCCGCGCTGGCCCTCGCGTACGAGCACCTGGCGCTGGTGCCCTCGAATCTGGGCACGGCCGAGCAGGAGGCTGCCGCGCTGCTGGAGTCGACCACCTGGCACCTCTGGTGGGACTGA
- a CDS encoding CARDB domain-containing protein, producing MQRNIGRTFVGALALASVAAGCTSNDTSEESLKDTRQGLGGPDFVVTALRAPPSTPPDSPFEATVTVCNQGDVERAAEVALVLSDDTGLSISTDVFGGRVSLGYLRAGACETRSLQVDSAPSVGAWYVGALVDPYGRELESNESNNTRLHGPMSVGYGPDFVVTRVDGPPSARDGQLLSFHATVCNQGTEPGEAPVELYLSTDTVIRPGSVPLEDAPLGIAHSDMLMPGQCRTLPVQGRVSTPSPGSPGAYYVGAVVDPRASRPELREDNNIHAAFRIGVGDAPDFIVTSVTGPESVQPFQPFPVQVTVCNQGTQAGGAQVGLFMSADAVIRPNTGPGPMEDSPAGQASVNLLVPGQCSTLPVQAYAQLPPQGVEGPYHLGAVVDPNGNVSELLEDNNTSSGHRLGVGQRPDFVVTAVKAPASVREGEPHGAQVTVCNQGTQWGDTEVELYMSVDEVIHPHTGQAPSEDRLVGRGSSGLLAPRQCTTLAMPEPAWLPYPGTPGAYYLGAVVDPRQWVTELREDNNTSASRGLGVGDGPDFVVTAVKGPASVREGQPHGAQVTVCNQGTQWGGTEVELYMSADEVIRPNTGPASSDDRFVGGAPTDTLAPGQCTTLAVPGSAWLPSPGTPGAYHLGAVVDLRNQRTELREDNNIASGYRIGVGEEPDFIITAVKGPASVQTGQALTAQVTVCNQGTEPGGTEVALLLSEDAILRSTASGGMVEDLRVGEALVDVLQPGRCATVPVTGLASPPPPGSPGAYYLGAVVDPRGQHLELREDNNTASGYRLGLGNQPDFVVTAVSGPSSVKPGSPFSASVTVCNRGQQAATVDVDVYLSADTVIRPASPPRFVEDFLLGTVAGVPLNAGQCASHALGLTAPSSLPEGGYFLGAVADPRLQRTELIEDNNIHTGSRIGVGLRPDFVLMGVFAPASVRQGAAFAVSVLVCNRGQSPSTTDVDLFLSADSIIRPPAGSLPPEDLYLGTVTGVWLDVGQCTTRSRTVNANVMTPGAYYVGAVADAAGARQELFEDNNAMAIFTVSVTP from the coding sequence ATGCAACGAAACATCGGACGAACGTTCGTCGGCGCGCTTGCGCTGGCGAGCGTAGCGGCGGGGTGTACCTCGAATGACACCTCCGAAGAGTCACTGAAGGACACGAGGCAGGGGCTGGGAGGACCCGACTTCGTGGTGACGGCGCTGCGCGCGCCGCCCAGCACGCCTCCTGACAGCCCGTTCGAAGCGACGGTGACGGTCTGCAACCAGGGGGACGTGGAGCGCGCAGCGGAGGTGGCGCTGGTGCTGTCGGATGACACCGGCCTCTCCATCTCGACAGATGTCTTTGGTGGGAGGGTGTCCCTGGGCTACCTACGGGCAGGAGCCTGCGAGACGCGCTCGCTGCAGGTCGACTCCGCGCCGTCGGTGGGCGCGTGGTACGTGGGCGCGCTCGTGGACCCCTACGGCCGCGAGCTCGAGTCCAACGAGAGCAACAACACGCGGCTGCACGGTCCGATGAGCGTGGGGTACGGCCCCGACTTCGTCGTCACGCGGGTGGACGGCCCCCCCAGCGCGAGGGACGGCCAGCTCCTGAGCTTCCACGCCACGGTCTGCAACCAGGGCACCGAGCCCGGTGAAGCCCCCGTCGAGCTGTACCTGTCAACGGACACCGTCATCCGTCCCGGCAGCGTCCCGCTGGAGGATGCGCCCCTCGGCATCGCGCACTCCGACATGCTGATGCCCGGCCAGTGCCGCACCCTCCCGGTGCAGGGCCGGGTCTCCACGCCCAGCCCGGGCAGCCCAGGTGCCTACTACGTGGGCGCGGTGGTGGACCCGCGGGCCTCGCGCCCCGAGCTGCGCGAGGACAACAACATCCACGCCGCCTTCCGCATCGGCGTGGGCGACGCGCCGGACTTCATCGTCACCTCTGTCACCGGCCCCGAGAGCGTGCAGCCCTTCCAGCCGTTCCCCGTGCAGGTGACGGTCTGCAACCAGGGGACGCAAGCCGGCGGCGCGCAGGTGGGGCTCTTCATGTCCGCCGACGCGGTCATCCGCCCCAACACCGGCCCGGGGCCCATGGAGGACTCACCGGCGGGCCAGGCCTCGGTGAACCTCCTCGTCCCCGGCCAGTGCTCCACGCTCCCGGTCCAGGCCTACGCCCAGCTGCCTCCTCAGGGTGTGGAGGGTCCGTACCACCTGGGCGCGGTGGTGGACCCGAATGGCAACGTCTCCGAGCTCCTGGAGGACAACAACACCTCGTCGGGCCATCGCCTCGGCGTGGGCCAGCGACCGGACTTCGTCGTCACCGCCGTGAAGGCCCCCGCCAGCGTGCGGGAGGGCGAGCCGCACGGCGCGCAGGTGACGGTCTGCAACCAGGGCACCCAGTGGGGCGATACGGAGGTGGAGCTGTACATGTCCGTCGATGAGGTCATCCACCCCCACACCGGACAAGCCCCCTCCGAGGACCGCCTGGTGGGTCGAGGGTCCTCGGGCCTCCTCGCTCCGCGCCAGTGCACCACGCTGGCGATGCCGGAGCCGGCGTGGCTGCCCTACCCGGGCACTCCGGGCGCGTACTACCTGGGCGCGGTGGTGGACCCGCGTCAGTGGGTGACGGAGCTTCGCGAGGACAACAACACCTCGGCGAGCCGGGGCCTGGGAGTGGGTGACGGGCCTGACTTCGTCGTCACCGCCGTGAAGGGCCCCGCCAGCGTGCGGGAGGGCCAGCCGCACGGCGCGCAGGTGACGGTCTGCAACCAGGGCACCCAGTGGGGCGGGACGGAGGTGGAGCTGTACATGTCCGCCGATGAGGTCATCCGCCCCAACACCGGACCCGCTTCCTCGGACGACCGCTTCGTGGGCGGGGCCCCGACGGACACCCTGGCGCCGGGACAGTGCACCACGCTGGCGGTGCCAGGCTCGGCGTGGCTGCCCTCCCCGGGCACTCCGGGCGCGTACCACCTGGGCGCGGTGGTGGACCTGCGCAACCAGCGCACGGAGCTGCGCGAGGACAACAACATCGCGTCCGGCTACCGCATCGGCGTGGGCGAGGAGCCCGACTTCATCATCACCGCCGTGAAGGGCCCCGCGAGCGTACAGACCGGCCAGGCCCTGACGGCGCAGGTGACGGTGTGCAACCAGGGCACCGAGCCGGGTGGCACCGAGGTGGCGCTGCTCCTGTCCGAGGACGCCATCCTCCGGTCCACCGCGAGCGGGGGAATGGTGGAGGACCTGCGCGTGGGTGAGGCCCTGGTGGACGTCCTCCAGCCGGGCCGGTGCGCCACCGTGCCGGTGACGGGCCTCGCGAGCCCGCCGCCTCCGGGCAGTCCGGGGGCGTACTACCTCGGCGCGGTGGTGGACCCGCGCGGCCAGCACCTGGAGCTGCGGGAGGACAACAACACCGCGTCCGGCTACCGCCTGGGGCTGGGCAACCAGCCGGACTTCGTCGTCACGGCCGTCTCGGGTCCGAGCAGCGTGAAGCCGGGGAGTCCCTTCAGCGCCAGCGTCACGGTGTGCAACCGGGGACAGCAGGCGGCCACGGTGGACGTGGACGTGTACCTGTCCGCGGACACGGTCATCCGTCCGGCGTCACCGCCCCGGTTCGTGGAGGACTTCCTGCTGGGCACGGTGGCGGGGGTGCCCCTCAACGCGGGCCAGTGCGCCAGCCACGCACTGGGCCTGACGGCGCCGTCGTCGCTGCCGGAGGGCGGGTACTTCCTGGGTGCGGTGGCGGACCCACGGCTGCAGCGCACGGAGCTCATCGAGGACAACAACATCCACACGGGCAGCCGCATCGGCGTGGGCCTGAGGCCGGACTTCGTCCTCATGGGGGTCTTCGCACCCGCCAGCGTGCGGCAGGGCGCCGCGTTCGCGGTGAGCGTCCTGGTCTGCAACCGGGGGCAGTCCCCGAGCACCACGGACGTGGACCTGTTCCTCTCCGCGGACAGCATCATCCGCCCGCCAGCGGGCTCGCTGCCGCCGGAGGACCTCTACCTGGGCACGGTGACGGGGGTGTGGCTCGACGTGGGCCAGTGCACCACCCGCTCGCGCACGGTGAACGCCAACGTGATGACCCCGGGCGCGTACTACGTGGGCGCCGTGGCGGACGCGGCAGGAGCGCGTCAGGAGCTCTTCGAGGACAACAACGCCATGGCGATCTTCACCGTGTCCGTTACGCCTTGA
- a CDS encoding M16 family metallopeptidase, translating into MRRLLPLLLLLLGAALPAAAQSGPTASFPYTLATEKLPNGLTVVRVPYPSQGIIAYVTLVRVGSRNEVEPGRTGFAHFFEHMMFKGTKNNPEGTRERIMGTFGYDDNAFTADDVTVYYSYGPAAGLPQLIEIEADRFRNLEYAEPTFQTEALAVLGEYHKNAAAPFLKMEEELNATAFTRHTYRHTTMGFYEDIKAMPQAYEYSRTFFERWYTPDNTMLFIVGDFDDAQVMKLVREHYGPWNRKATPVAVPAEPPQAGPRTAHIDWPQPTQPRQVLAWRTPAASTTTPDAALQTVLVDYLTGPTSPAYKSLVLDKQLVESIGSDYTEHRDPHLFTLTATLKDERHRDPVRLALLKEVSNLAAGRVDAARVKAIQDNARYGTLMSLETPRDLGIRLAWYAGILGTPDGLQRHLQNLSKVTPGQLQDFTKKYLTANRLILLSLTPKTASTGGTK; encoded by the coding sequence ATGAGACGACTGCTTCCCCTCCTGCTGCTCCTGCTGGGGGCCGCCCTCCCGGCGGCCGCCCAGTCCGGGCCCACCGCCTCCTTCCCCTACACCCTCGCCACCGAGAAGCTGCCCAACGGCCTCACCGTGGTGCGCGTCCCCTACCCGTCCCAGGGAATCATCGCCTACGTCACCCTGGTGCGCGTGGGCTCGCGCAACGAGGTGGAGCCCGGCAGGACGGGCTTCGCCCACTTCTTCGAGCACATGATGTTCAAGGGCACGAAGAACAACCCCGAGGGCACCCGCGAGCGCATCATGGGGACCTTCGGCTACGACGACAACGCGTTCACCGCCGACGACGTCACCGTCTACTACTCCTACGGTCCCGCCGCCGGCCTGCCCCAGCTCATCGAAATCGAGGCGGACCGCTTCCGGAACCTCGAGTACGCCGAGCCCACCTTCCAGACCGAGGCGCTCGCCGTGCTCGGCGAGTACCACAAGAACGCCGCTGCCCCCTTCCTGAAGATGGAGGAGGAGCTCAACGCCACCGCGTTCACCAGGCACACCTACCGGCACACCACCATGGGCTTCTACGAGGACATCAAGGCGATGCCCCAGGCCTATGAGTACAGCCGCACCTTCTTCGAGCGCTGGTACACCCCCGACAACACCATGCTCTTCATCGTCGGCGACTTCGACGATGCGCAGGTGATGAAGCTCGTGCGCGAGCACTACGGCCCGTGGAACCGCAAGGCCACGCCCGTCGCCGTCCCCGCCGAGCCGCCCCAGGCCGGCCCGCGCACCGCGCACATCGACTGGCCGCAGCCCACCCAGCCCCGGCAGGTCCTCGCCTGGCGCACCCCCGCCGCGTCCACCACCACACCCGACGCCGCGCTCCAGACGGTCCTCGTCGACTACCTCACCGGCCCCACCAGCCCCGCGTACAAGTCGCTGGTGCTGGACAAGCAGCTCGTGGAGTCCATCGGCAGCGACTACACCGAGCACCGGGACCCGCACCTCTTCACCCTCACCGCCACCCTCAAGGACGAGCGCCACCGCGACCCGGTGCGGCTGGCCCTCCTCAAGGAGGTCAGCAACCTCGCCGCCGGCCGCGTGGACGCCGCGCGCGTGAAGGCCATCCAGGACAACGCGCGCTACGGCACCCTGATGTCGCTGGAGACGCCGCGCGACCTGGGCATCCGCCTCGCCTGGTACGCCGGCATCCTCGGCACGCCCGACGGACTCCAGCGCCACCTGCAGAACCTGTCCAAGGTGACGCCCGGCCAGCTCCAGGACTTCACCAAGAAGTACCTCACCGCCAACCGGCTCATCCTGCTCAGCCTCACCCCCAAGACGGCCAGCACCGGAGGGACGAAGTGA